One genomic window of Gavia stellata isolate bGavSte3 chromosome 7, bGavSte3.hap2, whole genome shotgun sequence includes the following:
- the LOC104260622 gene encoding transmembrane protein 151B-like — MCRESHWKCLLLSILMYGCLGAVAWCQLARVTKLSFDSSFKGKSMIYHDSPCSDGYVYIPLAFLSMLYVVYLVECWHCHVKRELQYKADVDSVYECINRMQQATPCIWWKAISYHFVRRTRQVTRYRNGDAYTTTQVYHERVNTHVAEAEFDYSHCGYKDISKELLGLESYTATKLRFTKCFSFANIESENSYLTQRAHFFTEIEGLDDYMEVREGMQLKNVDFKELMMAYGDPDHLPWYVSHYAFWVAAILMISWPLRVLIEYRTAYVHYHVEKLLGLEYTAPAAAEEPLYRYRMPRDATQDSTELEWHICTNRQLIPSYSEAMLMDLADSPAYNSYAVCRYGDTAHGCERCNRASSTSSIFSRHAFHSCSGNSRLSLNTSRFSLCRVHGSHRTGLWRSRSSSIADRGCQDEQCCSYSSQLAVNENPPTYHDARFFPVLIVHRPEAHDGRHFYVRRSSCLETSL, encoded by the coding sequence ATGTGCCGAGAATCCCACTGGAaatgcctcctcctctccatcctCATGTACGGCTGCCTGGGTGCGGTGGCCTGGTGTCAGCTGGCCCGGGTCACCAAGCTCAGCTTCGATAGCTCCTTCAAGGGCAAGTCCATGATCTACCATGACAGCCCGTGCTCGGACGGCTATGTCTATATCCCGCTGGCCTTCCTCTCTATGCTGTACGTGGTGTACCTGGTGGAGTGCTGGCACTGCCACGTCAAGAGAGAGCTGCAGTACAAGGCGGACGTGGACAGTGTCTATGAATGCATCAACCGCATGCAACAAGCCACTCCGTGCATCTGGTGGAAGGCCATCAGCTACCACTTTGTGCGGCGAACCCGGCAGGTGACCCGGTACCGCAATGGTGATGCCTACACCACCACGCAAGTCTACCACGAGAGGGTCAACACCCATGTGGCTGAAGCTGAGTTTGACTACTCTCACTGTGGATACAAGGACATCTCCAAGGAGCTCCTGGGTCTGGAGAGCTACACAGCCACAAAGCTGAGGTTCACCAAGTGCTTCAGCTTTGCCAACATAGAGTCTGAGAACTCTTACCTGACTCAGAGGGCTCACTTCTTCACGGAGATTGAGGGGCTGGATGACTACATGGAGGTGAGGGAAGGCATGCAGCTCAAAAACGTGGACTTTAAAGAGCTTATGATGGCCTACGGGGACCCGGATCACCTCCCATGGTATGTGTCCCACTATGCTTTCTGGGTGGCAGCTATCCTGATGATCTCGTGGCCGCTCAGGGTACTCATAGAGTATCGAACTGCTTATGTTCACTACCACGTGGAGAAGCTGCTGGGCCTGGAGTACACGGCGCCCGCAGCGGCGGAGGAGCCCTTGTACCGGTACCGCATGCCCCGAGACGCCACGCAGGACAGCACCGAGCTGGAGTGGCACATCTGCACCAACCGGCAGCTGATCCCCAGCTACTCGGAGGCCATGCTCATGGACCTGGCTGACTCCCCAGCCTACAACAGTTACGCGGTGTGCCGGTACGGCGACACGGCCCACGGCTGCGAACGCTGCAACCGTGCCTCCAGCACTTCCTCCATCTTCTCGCGGCACGCTTTCCACAGCTGCAGCGGCAACTCCCGCCTCTCCCTCAACACCAGCCGCTTCTCCCTCTGCCGCGTCCACGGCTCCCACAGGACAGGCCTCTGGAGGagccgcagcagcagcatcgCGGACCGGGGCTGCCAGGACGAGCAGTGCTGCTCCTACTCCAGCCAGCTGGCTGTCAACGAAAACCCACCAACCTACCACGACGCCCGCTTCTTCCCCGTCCTGATTGTGCACAGGCCGGAGGCGCACGATGGGCGGCATTTCTACGTCAGGCGCTCCTCCTGTCTAGAAACTTCTCTGTGA